The sequence CGGTGTCGTGCAGTTCACCCGTGCCGACGACCGCCCGCGCAGGTTCGTCCTGACAGGCCGCGCTGCGGCAGCGTTCAAGGAGGCGGTTGTGCGCAGCACGGTACGTTCCGGGCTGCGCGGCGAGAAGCACCGGTCAACACGTGGGGGTCAGCCCTGACGGGAAGAGACGTACCTTCCTGGTGGATCGATCGACAGGTCGTTGAGTAAGACGGAGGTTGCGGTGTCGGTGGCGAAGGCAAACCCGTGCTTGCGGTATGCGACGAGGACGCCGGCACGCCAAGCGGCATCTGACTGCCGGATGAGATCGCCCGAGGGAGCGGGCGGCGGATGTTCGAGTCGTGGGCCGACCCGCTGCGCGACTGTGACCGCCGGGGCATGGAGCCCGCACCCTCGCGGTCTACAACGGAGTCCCGGGCTTCCGAGGGTTCCAGGCCGAGGTCGTGTCCGCCACTCGCGGACAAAGGTGCTGGTTCGCAAAACGGCGCGGCCTGGCTCACGCACCCGGCTGCGCCACCGGCTGCGCACCCATCCCGCGGACAAGGGCATGCGCCGCAGCATGGGCGAGCGAGATTTCATCGCGCTGATCGACGGCGCCCACCAACTCGTCAAGGCGCCGATCGTGCTGGTGTGGGACCGGCTGAACGCCCATGTCTTCCGCGCGATGCGGGACTTGATCGCTGGGCGTGAGTGGCTGACAGTGTTCCTGCTGCCCCCCCTACTCGCCCGACCTCAACCCGGTCGAGGGCGTGTGGGCGCACGTCAAACAGAGTCTGGCCAACCTCGCCGCCGTCGCCCTCGACTGCCTGGAGACGCTCGTCCGCAACCGGCTCAAACGTCTCCAGTACCGGCCCGGCACCCTCGATGGCTTCATCGCTGGAACCGGCCTCGACCTCGGTGAACGGACGGCATCACCTTGATCAGCCGAAGTCAGTAGCAGCGGGCCGATGGGTGATCTTTAGCAATCGCGTGGCTCGCCGGGACGGACCGATGGACTGAGGTCCGGTGTAAGGAGCCGGAGAACCTGCCCCGCCTCTTTGGGGGCGTCGCCGAGCGCATGAGTCTGCTCGTGCCCGGCGACGCCCGACGTTTGCGGCGATCAGGCCGGTTCGGAGCGGGTCGAGGTGATCACGACGGATGTGTAGGGCATGGTGGCGTGGCCGCCGAGCTTGTCGATCGCGGTCCCGGCGCTGTCCAGGACCTCGGCCATTTTGTCTGCGGGGAGTTGGGTGAGGCCGCCGAAGGTGGGGAGCTGGTCGAGCCACTCTTCTCGAGAGTAGGTGCGTTCCCAGGCGAAGCGCCATTGTTCGGGCTCGCTGAAGCTGCCGGCCTGCCGGATCCCGTCGGCGATCTTCGCGAACAGCGGCTGGTATGCGTCCACGGCCGATCCTCTCAGCAGGCCGGGGTTGAACGGGGAGTCGGGGGCGACCCGTTGGAGTGCTTCGGCGAGGGCGTCGATCACCTCGGCCGGGAGCTGGGGGACGTGGTGGAAGGGGGCGAGTCGGCCGCCGGGCCGGAGCACCTGGGCCGCCTTGGCCGCGCCGGCGACGGGGTCCACCCAGTGCCAGGCGGTGCCGGCGATGACCGCGTCGAACTGCCGCCCGGCCGGCTGCCAGTCCTCGAACCTGGCGACCTCGACCTTGACACGGCTGCGTCGCGCGAAGGCGGCCATCCGCTCGTCGGGTTCGACACCGAGCACCGTGCAGCCGGCTGCCTGGAATTGCCGGGCCTCGATGCCGGTCCCGGCTCCGACGTCGAGGACGTGCCGACCGGGGCTTGCCGCGACGATCCTGTCCACCAGGGCCTTAGGGTACGGCGGTCGGGCGCGGTCGTAGCGTTCGGCGTCCGCGCCGAACGACTCGGCCGTCTGCCGGTGGCGGTGGGGCTCGGGCCCGGACTTGTCCGGCTGTCCCTGCGATAAAGTGGGCATGCGCCCACACTAATGGGCGGTTGCCCACTTGTTAAGGCGGGGCAGCGCGGAAAGGGAGACAATGCCGTCAGGGGTGCACATCCACAATGTGCGCGGCCAGTTGTTCGAAGCCGCCGAGCGCGTCCTGCTTCGGGACGGGCCCGACGCGTTGACCAGCCGGGCGGTCACGGAGGAGGCGAGCTGCGCCAAGGGGGTGCTCCACCGGCACTTCACCGACTTCGACGCTTTCCTGGCGGAACTGATCCTCGACCGCGTCCGCGGCATCGAGGACCGGACCACGACTCTGCGCGCGGCCGCCGGCACCGGGAGCGTGGTGGACAACCTCGCTGACGCGCTGCAGGACCTGTTCGGGCCGGTCACGGTGGCAATCGTCGCGCTCATCACCTTCCGCGACGGCCTCCGCGCCCGGCTGCGCGAGGCCGGTCTGACCGGTATCCCCCTGGCCATGCAGGGCACCGCCATGGTCGCCGCATATCTCACTGCCGAGCGGGAGTCGGGGCGCCTGGCCGGTGATGCCGACATCGACACACTCGCCCCCACCCTCGTCGGGGCCGGGCACCTGCTGTTCGCCGACCGGACAAGTGCCCCGCCGCAGACCGCCGCCGTCCGCAAGATGGTGACCACCGTCATCGCCGGCGCCTTGCCACCACCCCAGTCGCAGGTCGGGCCACCGGTCGGGTGACCGGAGGATCGCGCTGCGTCCAAGAGGCGAAGAGGCCGGATGGCGGAGAAGCTCCCGGGACTCACCGCCACCGACCACAGGTGCTGCTAACGCCACCCGGGAGATTGCTAGCCGACTGCTGGAGATCGACCGACGCTGCTAACGCGGACCCGGAACCTACATTGTGAACGGCCCGGAGCGGAAGCGTGCCGGACAGGTGCTGTAGAGTCCACCGTGCCGACGCGGGGTGGAGCAGCTCGGTAGCTCGCTGGGCTCATAACCCAGAGGTCGCAGGTTCAAATCCTGTCCCCGCTACGAGAGCGAAGGCCCGGATCGACTGTCGATTCGGGCCTTCGCTGTTTCCCGAGGTGGTCGGCGGGGGGTGCGTGTAGCGGCTTCCGTACCCTGCCGTCCCAGCACCCCGGACTCCGCAAAAGCCGGCCCCGGAGTGGGACCAGGCTCTGCTGTCCGATCCCTCCCTGACCGGCATAACTCGGCAGCAACTGAGCGAACTCACCGACATCTTGGCCGTCGATGGCGACGTCAAGCGCGCACGCCCGCCCCGACTCGCCTTCCCCGACCAGGTCCTGGTGGCCGTCCTTCACCTGCGGGTCGCCCTGGCCGCGGAACCCCTCGGCGTGCTGTTCGACAGCAGTCGCACCGCCACGCACCGCACCCTGCTCAAGATCAGGACACTGCTGAAGGTGCACAGCATCGTCATCTCACCGGCAGCCACCCCGCCCTCCGCCCTCACAGCCCTTCAGGCTCGGGTTCAAGCCCTGAGTGGGACCCCAGCAGCGTGATCAAAACAACGTGTTAATGATCTGTGTCCGATGCGGCTGGAGCTCGCGCCGCTGGGGCTCGGTGACCAGCGAGACGAAGAGTGTGTCTTCACAGCGCGCGCCGAGGCTGCGAAGACCTACCTTGTGCTTTACCGTCGCCTGTCCTCGCCCCTCAGCGCCTCTGGCGCCGGAAGTCCCACCACTTGTTTCCGCAGTCCTTGCACTGCCAGTAGTCGCCGCGGGCTCCATGCGAACCCGACGTATTCGAACTCCCACACTTAGGACACCTCATCGGCCCTCCCGGATGCCGTGTCCAGCCAAGGTACGCACCTTGCCCTGGAGTTCACGATCCCGCGCAGCCCACCGACATCAAGCCTGCGCCCGACATCAACCCGCAGAAGATTCCGCAAGATACGTCTTCAATCCGCAAGGTTCACCTTCGCAGGACAATCTGGAAGCCCTTTAAGGGCTGTCCCGTAACTGATCTTTGGTGTTGCTAGTTCCGAGTCAGTCGGACCGCTTGCAGCTCGGGTAGCGACAGGTAGCTCTCGTGGGGGAGGCGGGTCCTCCGCGCGGATGACGCACGTCGTCACGGTTCGGACCATGATCGAACCATGCCAACAATGCGTTCCTCGGACGACGCAGTGCGCCCTGTCCCGCGCCAGGCAGTCCGCCTCCACCTGAGCAAATGGCCTGGATGCGCTGCTGCAGCGTGGGGGTTCTTGTTCGCGGTACCCAGTTTCGTCTGGGCGACGGGCGATACCTTCGGCGCGCAGTCGACGGTATCGCCGTCGTTGGTGAAGCTTGCTCGCGATGGAGTGCCATGGTTCCTGACCGTCCTGGTGGTAACTGGCTTCCTGAAGCTCTTCGGGGCACTGGTCGGCATCGGCCTGACGCGACTGCGAGGCTCGCGGATCAGCCGGCTCATGGTGTTCTGCGGCGGTGGTGCGGCGACCCTGCTCACCTGGCATGGCGGCCTCTTCGTCGTCCACGGCGTGCTGGTCGAGGCGGGGGCCGTCTCTGTTGAGCCAGATCTGGCTGGACTGACCGGTTGGTACCTCTACTTGTGGGGGCCGTGGTTCATCGTCGGTGGTCTGGCCTTCGCGGGGGCCACCGCGCAGTACGTCCGCCAACACGATGATCGGCGCAAGATGCGCCTCTACGGCGCCGTGGGCGTACTCGGTGCACTGGTCCTGTCCCTGGCCTCGACGGCTACCGGGATCGGGTGAGAGCTGGAACGTATCTGCTGGTCACGGGTGAGATGATCTCGCAGTGGCTGGTGTGATCACGGCGTCGGAGCCGTCCTGGATAACCCCGTTCACAGGGCTCAGCCCGCGCCAGTTTCGCAAGCTGGTGACCGTGCTGCGGCACGGGGAAGCCGGCAAGGTGCGCCCGGGGCGGCCCTGGGGTCTCTCCGTGGAGGACCGGCTGCTGCTCTTCGCGGCCTACTGGCGGACGAACTTGACGCTGCGCCAGATCGCTCCATTGTTCGGTGTCTCCAAGTCGGCTGCGGACCGCGTCATCAACCACCTCGGCCCACGGCTCGCGCTCCACCCCCGCCGACGGTTCCGGAAGGAACACTGTGCTCATCGTGGAGGGCACCCTGGTGCCCACCCGTGATCACACGGTTGCCGAGCAGTCGAAGAACTACCGCTACTCCACCAACCACCAGGTCGTCAGCGACGCCGACAGCCGTCTCGTCGTCGCCGTCGGCGAGCCAGTCCCTGGCAACCGTAACGACTGTAAGGCGTGGGAGGAATCCGGTGCGAAGGCTGCCGTCGGAAAGACCATGACGATCGCCGACGGCGGTTGTCCGGGTCTTCGAAGTTGAGCGGTGTGCTGGTTCGGGCTTGTTGACATGGCGTCACGCTTCGTGTTGGGTCGGGCGGCTTGGCCCTGGACGCAAGGTGCCCGTGGCCCGCGCCCACCTTGTAGCGCCCTTTCCGAGCAGGGGAGACGGCTGCTGAGCCGGCCGGGCGTGTCCATCCGGGACGGTGTCGGGACGCGGTTGGGACGCAAGGATAGGAACAGACTGACAAGGCTCGGGAAGCCCCGGCACTGCTCACCGGCTCTGAACTGCGAAACGCCCAGGATGAGCGTTGATCGACAAGGGCCGCCAAGATCCCCGAAGGACTCATAATCCGTCGGCCGTGGGTTCGAGTCCCACCCGCCCCACCAGCGCAGGTCTGTGCAGAATCGATATGACCTGCGAGTACACGAGTACGGTGGCCGCCACACCGCAGCGGTGGCCACCGCTCACCCGCTCAGCTCAAGATCCGGCCCCCGGCGAGGCCGGCGGCCCGCACGGTGGCGTCGGGCGAGGCCCTGTCCGACGGGGCGTCAGGCCGCTGACCCCGTGTCGGACTTCTGTCCGGGCAGGGCCGCGCGGATCCCGGACAGGAGCCGCGCCACACCCTCCCGCTCGTTCTCCGGCAGGACGAGACCGGCGACGGCCGGCACCTCGGGGTGGGCGTTCGCCATCGGCCGTGGCAGGCCCCGCGGCCGGCCCCGCGACCCGCAGCATCGGCAGGTCGTCGGGCATATCGCCGGGCATGTCGCCCACGGCGGCGGTGGCCGCGAGCGGTATCCCGTAGCGGCCGGCCAGGCGGCGCAGCGAGGCCTCGCCGGGCCGTACGAGCGCCTCCTCGGGCCGTGCGGCCCGGCAGGCGGGCGTGCACGGCCGGCACCTCGACTGGCGGGTGCTCGGCCAGTACCTCGGCCGGCGGGTCCTCGGGCGGCACCGGCAGCGCGGCGTCCGGCACCGCCCCGTGCGGCCGGCGGCCGGGCGCCGGCTCGGCGAAACCCGGCTCCGGATGCAGGCCCCGCACACAGTCCACGCCGAGCGCCACACCGGGCACCCGCTCTGGCGCGCGCCGCAGCAGCGTCGCGGCCTCGCCGGCACCCGTCCCGTCGGCAATCTCGATGACGACGACTACCCCGCGAACTCGTCGACCAGGGCACTCCCGTCGAGGCCGCCTGCCGCATCGTCATCCTCGAAGACCAGCTCGAAGATGCCCGGGGCATCAACGAGCAACTGCGCGCTCAGAGCGGCGAGTCACGGCATCAAGGCTTCGAGGCGCGTGTTCAGGCTGCCTGGGTGAGTTCGGCGCGGCCGAACAACAGCGCGTAGCCGGTGGGGAGTTGGCGCAGGATGCGGGTGAGTAGTTCGGGGCCGGCCGAGGCGGCGACGGCGGCGAGGACGGAGCCGGTGTCCCAGCGGGTGGTGGCCAGGCTGGCGCCGCTGCGGGCGGCGAGGTCCTTGACGAAGGCCCAGCCGGTCAGCGGCTGGGTGTCGGGGATCTGTTCGGCGAGGATGCGTGCGGCCTCCCGGGGCAGGCGTGCGGCCAGTTCGACGCGTTCCTCGCCGGTCAGCTGGCGTCCGAGTCCGGAAACGACGAGACGTACGGCTTCCTCGGCCTGTTCCCGGGTGGGGTAGGCGCCTTCGTGGCGGACCTTGTCCAGCATCTGCTCGAATGTCATCACGGGCAGGTGCTCAAGCGATGCACGCCGGTCGGACATCACTTCGGTGGTTCCCTTTCTCTTGCCGGGGTGCCGGCCGCATGGGTGTGCGGCCGGCGGGTTGGGGTGGTCAGGTGGGCTGGGGGTGGCCGAAGAGCAGGTCGTAGCCTGCGGGGAGCTGGAGCAGGATGCGCCCCAGGAGGTCGTCACCGGCGGCGTCGGCGACGGTGCTGAGGACGGCGCTGACGTCCCAGGCCGCGGTCTGCTCGGTGGCGCCCTCGATCCAGGCTGCCGTCGCCCGCACGAACCGCTCCGGTGGCAGCGGTTCGGCGCTTTGCAGCGGATTGAGCAGGATCTGGGCGAGGCCCTCCGGCAGGCGTGCCGCCAGCTGGGCGCGTACCTCGCCGACCAGGTGCGCGCCGAGCAGGGCGAGGACCACGCGAGCCGCGCGTTCTGCTTCCTGCTCACTGTTGTACTCGCCGCGTTCCTTGACCTGGTCGAGGAACGTTTCGATGTGCAGGGTCACGTCGGCCGCCGCCCTT comes from Streptomyces sp. FXJ1.172 and encodes:
- a CDS encoding class I SAM-dependent methyltransferase, which translates into the protein MPTLSQGQPDKSGPEPHRHRQTAESFGADAERYDRARPPYPKALVDRIVAASPGRHVLDVGAGTGIEARQFQAAGCTVLGVEPDERMAAFARRSRVKVEVARFEDWQPAGRQFDAVIAGTAWHWVDPVAGAAKAAQVLRPGGRLAPFHHVPQLPAEVIDALAEALQRVAPDSPFNPGLLRGSAVDAYQPLFAKIADGIRQAGSFSEPEQWRFAWERTYSREEWLDQLPTFGGLTQLPADKMAEVLDSAGTAIDKLGGHATMPYTSVVITSTRSEPA
- a CDS encoding TetR/AcrR family transcriptional regulator, yielding MHIHNVRGQLFEAAERVLLRDGPDALTSRAVTEEASCAKGVLHRHFTDFDAFLAELILDRVRGIEDRTTTLRAAAGTGSVVDNLADALQDLFGPVTVAIVALITFRDGLRARLREAGLTGIPLAMQGTAMVAAYLTAERESGRLAGDADIDTLAPTLVGAGHLLFADRTSAPPQTAAVRKMVTTVIAGALPPPQSQVGPPVG
- a CDS encoding DUF3995 domain-containing protein, yielding MFAVPSFVWATGDTFGAQSTVSPSLVKLARDGVPWFLTVLVVTGFLKLFGALVGIGLTRLRGSRISRLMVFCGGGAATLLTWHGGLFVVHGVLVEAGAVSVEPDLAGLTGWYLYLWGPWFIVGGLAFAGATAQYVRQHDDRRKMRLYGAVGVLGALVLSLASTATGIG
- a CDS encoding DUF2267 domain-containing protein, with the translated sequence MTLHIETFLDQVKERGEYNSEQEAERAARVVLALLGAHLVGEVRAQLAARLPEGLAQILLNPLQSAEPLPPERFVRATAAWIEGATEQTAAWDVSAVLSTVADAAGDDLLGRILLQLPAGYDLLFGHPQPT
- a CDS encoding DUF2267 domain-containing protein — encoded protein: MSDRRASLEHLPVMTFEQMLDKVRHEGAYPTREQAEEAVRLVVSGLGRQLTGEERVELAARLPREAARILAEQIPDTQPLTGWAFVKDLAARSGASLATTRWDTGSVLAAVAASAGPELLTRILRQLPTGYALLFGRAELTQAA